CTACCAGCAGCTTCAGCAGGGCGCAGACTTCGCTCGCCTGGCCGTCTCGCGCTCCGGTAGCGAGAACGCGCTGGAAGGCGGCGACATGGGCTGGCGCAAAGCAGCTCAGCTGCCACCGCCGTTCGATACCGCCGTGCGCGAGCTGTCGGTTGGCGAGGTCACCGAGCCGGTCCGCACGCCGCCAGGCTTCATCATGGTCAAACTGCTGGACAAGCGTGGTGGCGAAACCCAGGTGCGCGACGAAGTGCATGTCCGCCACATCCTGATCAAGCCGAGTGCGATCCGTAGCGAGGAAGAAGCACGCCTGCTGGTGCAGCGCCTGCGTGATCGCATCAGTGCTGGCGAAAACTTCGCCGAGCTGGCCAAGAGCTTTTCCGAAGACCCCGGTTCGGCGCTCAACGGCGGCGACCTGAACTGGATCGACCCAGCTTCTCTGGTGCCCGAGTTCCGCGAAGTCATGGCCAATACGGCGAGCGGCGAACTGTCCCCGGTGTTCAAGTCGCCCTACGGCTGGCACATCCTCGAGGTGCTCGGCCGCCGCGCGACCGACGCCAGCGAGCAGTTCCGCGAGCAACAGGCGCTGAGTTTGCTGCGCAACCGCAAGTATGACGAAGAGCTGCAGGCGTGGTTACGCCAGATCCGCGACGAAGCCTACGTCGAGATCAAGCTCTAAGCTTCACGCTGTATCTACAAGCAACAGGAACGCGGGGTGATGGCCGAAGGGTCGCCACCCCGTTTTCATTTCAGGCGGTTGAACGCCACACGCCAAGAGAGAAGCCTGATGACCGCTCCCCGCCCCTTCGTTCTCACCCCCGGCGAACCGGCCGGCATCGGCCCGGATCTGTGTCTGCTGCTGGCACGCGAGGCCCAACCTCGGATTCTGGTAGCCATCGCCAGCCGCTCGCTGCTGGCAGAGCGCGCCTCGCAACTGGGGCTGACGATCGAGCTGCGGGACGTCGGACCACATGACTGGCCAAGCCAACCGGCGCCGGCCAACTGTCTATATGTCTGGGATACTCCGCTGGATGCCCCGGTGACCGCAGGCCAGCTCGACGCGCGCAACGGCCACTACGTTCTGGAAACCCTGACTCGAGCTGGGAAAGGGTGTCTCGACGGCAGCTTCGCCGGCATGATCACCGCACCGGTGCACAAGGGCGTGATCAACGAGGCCGGCATCCCGTTTTCCGGCCATACCGAATTTCTCGCCGAACTGACCCGCACCGAGCAGGTGGTCATGATGCTTGCCACCCGTGGCCTGCGTGTCGCACTGGTCACCACTCACCTGCCGCTCAAGGATGTCGCTGCGGCGATTACCCACGAACGCCTGGAACGGGTTACGCGGATCCTGCACCACGATCTTGTCAGCAAGTTCGGTATTACCCAACCGCGCATTCTTGTCTGCGGCCTGAACCCGCATGCCGGCGAAGGTGGCCACCTGGGTCGCGAAGAAATCGAGATCATCGAGCCCGTGCTGGGCAAGTTGCGTGACGAAGGGCTTGAGCTGATCGGCCCGCTGCCAGCGGACACGCTGTTCACCCCCAAAAATCTCGAGCACTGCGACGCAGTGCTGGCGATGTACCACGACCAGGGCCTGCCAGTGCTCAAGTACAAGGGTTTCGGCGCTGCGGTCAACGTGACCCTGGGCCTACCGATCGTGCGCACCTCGGTGGATCACGGCACCGCGCTGGATCTGGCCGGCAGCGGCAAAATCGACACCGGCAGCCTGCGGGTCGCACTGGAAACCGCCTATCAGATGGTCGGCGCAGCTCGCTAAGCATGGGCCGGGTTGCGGCCCGACCGAGCTACTTGCCGCCCCCGCCTGCTAAAATACGCGCCTTATTCGTTTTTCAGCTTCGAGCTTCAGGCTTCAAGCTGCTCCCTGGAGCCCCGATGTCCGATTATCAGCACCGCGCACGCAAGCGCTTTGGCCAGAACTTCCTGCACGACGCTGGCGTCATTCACCGCATTCTGCGGGCGATTCATGCCAAGTCGGGTGAGCGACTGGTGGAGATCGGCCCAGGCCAGGGAGCATTGACCGAGGGACTGCTCGACAGCGGCGCGCATCTGGATGTCGTCGAGCTCGACCTCGACCTGATTCCCATCCTGCAGGGCAAATTCGCCGGGCGCGATAACTTCAATCTGCACCAGGGCGACGCGCTGAAGTTCGACTTCAGCCGCCTCAGCGCCGAGCCGAACAGCCTGCGCATCGTCGGCAACCTGCCGTACAACATCTCTACCCCGCTGATCTTTCACCTGCTCGACCACGCGCATCTGATCCGCGACATGCATTTCATGCTGCAGAAGGAGGTGGTCGAACGCCTGGCGGCGCAGCCGGGCGGTGGCGACTGGGGCCGACTGTCGATCATGGTGCAGTATCACTGCCGGGTGGAGCACCTGTTCAACGTCGGGCCGGGTGCGTTCAACCCGGCGCCAAAGGTCGATTCGGCGATCGTTCGCCTGGTGCCACATGAGACGCTGCCGCACCCAGCCCGCGATCACCGTCAACTGGAGCGCGTCGTGCGCGAGGCGTTCAACCAACGGCGCAAGACCTTGCGTAATACCCTCAAGGGGCTGCTGGACGCCGACGCCATCGCAGCGGCGGACGTGGACGGCAGCCTGCGCCCCGAACAACTGGATCTGGCGGCCTTCGTTCGCCTATCCGACCAACTGACAGAACGCAGCTGAGGCATCGACCTCTACCCTGCCTTCAACAGCGAGCAGTCCCATGTCCGACGATAACCGCTACCGCATCGACGTCAGCGTCACGCCTCGCTATCTGGCCGCGCAATCGGAGCCGGAACAAAACCGCTATGCCTTTGCCTACACCGTAACCATCGAAAACAAAGGCGAGGTGGCGGCACAGCTGCTGTCGCGGCACTGGATCATCACGGATGGCGACGGCCAGGTGCAGGAAGTGCGCGGTGCCGGCGTCATTGGCGAACAGCCGCTGATCGCACCAGGCGAACACCACGTCTACACCAGCGGAACGCTGCTGGCCACCTGTGTCGGCAGCATGCAAGGCAGCTATGAGATGTTGGCCGAGGATGGTCACAGTTTCGATGCGCTCATTGCGCCGTTCCGCCTGGCCGTACCCGGAGCATTGCATTGACGACCTATGCCGTCGGCGACCTGCAGGGTTGCCTCGAACCGCTGACCTGTTTGCTCGAGCGCGTCGACTTCAGCCCTTCGCGCGACTGTCTGTGGCTGGCTGGCGACCTGGTCAATCGCGGCCCGCAATCGCTGGAAGCCCTGCGCTTCGTGCGCGACCTCGAGTCCTCCGCGATCACTGTGCTGGGCAACCACGACCTGCACCTGCTGGCGGTGGCCCATAACATTGAACGCATGCGCAAGTCCGACACCTTGCAGGCGATTCTGAACGCGCCGGATCGGACCGACCTGATCGACTGGCTGCGCCAGCAGAAGCTCATTCACTACGACGCCGAGCGGCATACCGCGATGGTGCACGCCGGCATTCCGCCGCAGTGGTCGCTAGAGAAGGCGCTCAAACGCGCCTCGGAAGTCGAGCAGGCGCTACAGGACGACGCGCTGCTGATGCCTTTCCTCGATGGCATGTATGGCAATCAACCATCGAAATGGAACAAGGAGCTGCATGGGGTACCGCGGCTGCGCCTGATCACCAACTACTTCACTCGCATGCGTTTCTGCAAGGCCGACGGCACCCTCGATCTGGAAGCGAAAGAAGGCGCCGACAGCGCCCCCGCCGGCTACGCACCCTGGTTCAGCCACGCCAACCGCAAGACCCGCAACGTCAAGCTGATCTTCGGCCACTGGGCCGCACTGGAAGGCAAGTGCGACGAGCCGAACGTCTTCGCCCTGGACACTGGCTGCGTCTGGGGCAACGCCATGACTCTAATGAACCTCGACAGCGGCGAGATGCATCGCTGCGAATGCGAATACGGGAAAAATGCATGACCGACTTCAAACGCATCCCACCGGAACAGGCGCAGACCATGCGCAGCAGCGGCGCAGTGATCGTGGATATCCGCGACCCGCACAGCTATGCCAACGGCCACATCAGTGGCTCGCTGCATCTGGACAACCACTCGCTGCCGGATTTCATTGCCGCTGCCGATCTCGACCAGCCGCTGATCGTCACCTGCTATCACGGCCACTCCAGCCAGAGCGCAGCGGCCTATCTGGTCAATCAGGGCTTTTCGGACGTCTACAGCCTCGACGGTGGCTTCGAGCTCTGGCGGCATACCTATCCGGCCGATGTCGAACGCGGCGAAGAGCAAGCGTAAAAATTTATTTCCTCTCGATCGCCCGCCATCCGCGGGCTAGGCGCTATCAGCAGCCGAACGGCAGCGCCTAATTCCCCTCCCCGCCCTTGATCTTGCCGAATCCGAACTATCCTTGAGTTCAGGCCATCCAAATAAATGAAGCCGGGAAACGGCTGACGGATTTCAGGGTTTCGACCATTAGGTGTTCGGGGGAACTCCACTGGCCGCCACTTCGGCCGGCCCCAGAGTGCCTGATGACGCGCCTATTCGTGCATCGATCGAGGTGAAGTCATGAGCATTTTCAGCCACTTCCAACAACGTTTCGAAGCGACCCGCCAGGAGGAGTATTCCCTCCAGGAATATCTCGATCTGTGCAAGGCGGACCCAGACACCTATGCCAGCGCCGCCGAGCGCTTGCTGATGGCGATCGGCGAGCCCGAACTGGTCGACACATCGGTTGACTCGCGGCTGTCGCGCATCTTTTCCAACAAGGTGATCCGCCGTTATCCCGCCTTCGAGGATTTTCACGGTATGGAGGAGTGCATCGATCAGATCGTCTCCTACTTCCGTCATGCCGCCCAGGGCTTGGAGGAGAAGAAACAGATCCTCTACCTGCTCGGCCCGGTCGGCGGCGGCAAGTCGTCCCTGGCGGAAAAGCTCAAGCAACTGATGGAGCACGTGCCCTTCTACGCGATCAAGGGCTCGCCCGTGTTCGAGTCGCCGCTCGGCCTGTTCAACCCCGCCGAGGATGCGCAGATCCTCGAAGAGGACTACGGCATTCCGCGGCGCTACCTCAACAGCATCATGTCGCCCTGGGCGACCAAGCGCCTGCAGGAGTTCGGCGGCGACATCAGCCAGTTCCGCGTGGTCAAGCTCTACCCGTCGATCCTCAACCAGATCGCCGTGGCCAAGACCGAGCCGGGCGACGAGAACAACCAGGACATTTCCTCGCTGGTGGGCAAGGTGGATATCCGCAAGCTGGAGGAATTCCCGCAGAACGATGCCGACGCCTACAGCTATTCCGGCGCCCTGTGCCGGGCCAACCAGGGCCTGATGGAATTCGTCGAGATGTTCAAGGCGCCGATCAAGGTGCTGCACCCGCTGCTGACCGCCACCCAAGAAGGCAACTACAACAGCACCGAGGGCCTCGGCGCGATTCCCTACAGCGGCATCCTGCTGGCCCACTCTAACGAGTCGGAATGGCACAGCTTCCGCAACAACAAGAACAACGAGGCCTTCATCGACCGTATCTACATCGTCAAGGTGCCCTATTGCCTGCGCGTCAGCGACGAGATCAGGATCTACGACAAGCTGCTGACCAACAGCTCGCTGTCCCAGGCGCACTGCGCGCCGGATACGCTGAAGATGCTGGCCCAGTTCTCGGTGCTGTCGCGGCTCAAGGAGCCGGAGAACTCCAACATCTACTCGAAGATGCGCGTCTATGACGGCGAGAACCTCAAGGACACCGATCCCAAGGCCAAGTCGATCCAGGAATACCGCGACGCCGCCGGGGTCGACGAGGGCATGAACGGGCTTTCCACCCGCTTCGCCTTCAAGATCCTTTCCAAGGTCTTCAACTTCGATCCGCACGAGATCGCCGCCAACCCGGTGCACCTGCTCTACGTGCTGGAGCAGCAGATCGAGCAGGAACAGTTCCCCGCCGAGGTCAGGGAGCGCTACCTGCGCTTCATCAAGGAGTACCTGGCGCCGCGCTACGTGGAGTTCATCGGCAAGGAGATCCAGACCGCCTACCTCGAGTCCTACAGCGAGTACGGGCAGAACATCTTCGACCGCTACGTGCTGTACGCCGACTTCTGGATTCAGGATCAGGAGTACCGCGATCCGGAAACCGGCGAAATCCTCAACCGCGTGGCGCTCAACGAGGAACTGGAGAAGATCGAGAAGCCGGCCGGCATCAGCAACCCGAAGGATTTCCGCAACGAGATCGTCAACTTCGTGCTGCGCGCCCGGGCCAACAACAACGGCAAGAATCCTTCCTGGCTCAGCTACGAGAAACTGCGCGTGGTGATCGAGAAGAAGATGTTCTCCAACACCGAGGATCTGCTGCCGGTCATCAGCTTCAACGCCAAGGCAAGCAAGGAAGACCAGAAGAAGCACAACGACTTCGTCGTGCGCATGGTCGAACGGGGCTACACGGAGAAACAGGTGCGCCTGCTGTCCGAATGGTATCTGCGGGTACGGAAATCACAGTGACAGCAGCCGCAAGCGGCAAGCTTCAAGCGGCAAGAGAGAGCAAAGCGCGCACGTGCTCCTTCTTGCAGCTTGTAGCTTGAGGCTTGCAGCTGCCCCGGAGGGGCCTATGAGCTACGTGATCGACCGTCGCCTGAATGGCAAGAACAAGAGCACGGTTAACCGCCAGCGCTTCCTGCAGCGCTACCGTGGGCACATCAAGAAAGCGGTGGAGGAGGCCGTCGGCCGGCGCTCCATCACCGACATGGAGCATGGCGAGCAGATAAGCATTCCCGGTCGCGACATCGACGAACCGGTGCTGCACCACGGCCGCGGCGGCCGCCAGACCATCGTCCATCCGGGCAACAAGGAGTTCGTAGCCGGCGAACGCATCCCGCGGCCGCAGGGTGGCGGTGGCGGCCAGGGCGCCGGCCAGGCCAGCAACAGCGGCGAAGGCATGGACGACTTCGTGTTCCAGATCACCCAGGAGGAATTCCTCGACTTCATGTTCGAGGACCTGGAGCTGCCCAACCTGGTCAAGCGCCACCTGACCGGCGCCGATACCTTCAAGACGGTGCGCGCCGGCATCAGCAACGAAGGTAACCCGGCGCGGATCAACATCGTGCGCACCCTGCGCTCGGCGCATGCCCGGCGTATCGCGCTGTCCGGCAGCAGCCGTGCGCGGCTGCGCGAGCTGAAGGCCGAACTGGAACGGCTGCGCCTGGAGGAGCCGCACAACTTCGGCGACATCAAGGCGGCGGAGGAGGAAATCGAACGGCTCAAGGCGCGCATCGGCCGCGTGCCCTTCCTCGACACCTTCGACCTCAAGTACAACCTGCTGGTCAAGCAGCCCAACCCCAGCTCCAAGGCGGTGATGTTCTGCCTGATGGACGTCTCCGGCTCCATGACCCAGGCCACCAAGGACATCGCCAAGCGCTTCTTCATCCTGCTCTACCTGTTCCTCAAGCGGAACTACGACAAGATCGACGTGGTATTCATCCGCCACCACACCAGCGCCAAGGAAGTCGACGAGGAGGAGTTCTTCTACTCACGGGAAACCGGCGGCACCATCGTCTCCAGCGCGCTGAAGATGATGCAGGAGATCATGGCCGAGCGTTATCCCGCCAACGAGTGGAACATCTACGCCGCGCAGGCTTCCGACGGCGACAACTGGAACGACGATTCGCCGCTGTGCCGCGACATCCTGATCAACCAGATCATGCCGTTCGTGCAGTACTTTACCTACGTCGAAATTACCCCGCGCGAACACCAGGCGCTCTGGTACGAGTACAACCAGGTAGCAGAAGCCTTTTCCGACGCGTTCGCCCAACAGCAGTTGGTCAGCGCCGGAGACATCTATCCAGTGTTCCGCGAACTCTTCCAGCGGCGCATGACCAGCTGAGGTGTGCAGCATGAAGCGACAGCCCATTTCCACCGGCTCGGAATGGACCTTCGACCTGATTCGGCAATACGACCGCGAAATCGGCCGCATTGCCGAACGCTACGCGCTGGACACCTACCCCAACCAGATAGAGGTGATCACCGCCGAGCAGATGATGGATGCCTATGCCTCGGTGGGCATGCCGCTGGGCTACCATCACTGGTCCTATGGCAAGCAGTTCCTGCACACCGAGAAGCACTACAAGCGCGGCCAGATGGGCCTGGCCTACGAGATCGTGATCAATTCCGACCCGTGCATCGCCTACCTGATGGAAGAGAACACCATGTGCATGCAGGCCCTGGTGATCGCCCACGCCAGCTACGGCCACAACAGCTTCTTCAAGGGCAACTACCTGTTCCGCACCTGGACCGACGCCAGTTCGATCATCGACTACCTGGTGTTCGCCAAGCAGTACATCACCCAGTGCGAGGAGCGCCACGGCATCGATGCAGTGGAAGACCTGCTCGATTCCTGCCACGCGCTGATGAACTACGGCGTCGACCGCTACAAGCGGCCCTACCCCATTTCCGCGGAAGAGGAACGGCGCCGGCAGAAGGATCGCGAGGAGCACCTGCAGCGGCAGATCAACGACCTCTGGCGGACCATTCCCAAGTCCGGCGACAAGGGCGACGAGCGCGAACGCGACCAGCGCTTCCCGGCCGAGCCGCAGGAGAACATCCTCTACTTCATCGAGAAGCACGCGCCGCTGCTCGAGCCCTGGCAGCGCGAAGTGGTGCGCATCGTGCGCAAGATCGCGCAGTACTTCTACCCACAGCGCCAGACCCAGGTCATGAACGAAGGCTGGGCGACCTTCTGGCACTACACGCTGCTCAACGACCTCTACGACGAGGGACTGGTGACCGACGGCTTCATGATGGAATTCCTCCAGTCGCACACCAGCGTGATCTACCAGCCGGGCTTCGACAGCCCCTACTACAGCGGCATCAACCCCTACACCCTGGGCTTCGCCATGTACCAGGACATCCGCCGGATCTGCGAAAAACCGACGGAGGAAGACAAGCGCTGGTTCCCGGAGATCGCCGGCAGCGACTGGCTGACCACGGTGAAGTTCGCCATGAACAACTTCAAGGACGAGAGCTTCATCCTGCAGTTTCTCTCACCGAAGGTGATCCGCGACCTCAAGCTGTTCAGCATCCTCGACGATGACCGCAAGGACGAGCTGCTGGTCCCGGCCATCCACGATGAAAGTGGTTACCATACCATTCGCGAACTGCTCGCCGCGCAATACAACCTCGGCAACCGCGAGCCCAACGTGCAGGTATGGAACGTCGACCGTCGCGGTGATCGCTCGCTGACCTTGCGTCACATGCAGCACGACCGCAAGCCATTGGGCGGGTCCACCGAAGAGGTGCTCAAGCACCTGCATCGGTTGTGGGGCTTCGATGTGCATCTGCAGTCGATGCAGGACGACAAGCTGGTCAATACCCACCACATGCCACCACGGCCCAGCAGCGAGGCGGAGGTCGACAACCGCTTTCCCGGCATGAACTTCGCCTGACCGCGGGCCGCGGCCTTTCCTCACCAACCGCGCTGTAGCCTCAGCGCCGATATCCTTTATCCTCCGCGCCAACGGAGGTGAACATGCAGATCTATAAAGTCGGCGGCGCGGTACGCGACCGTCTGTTGGGGCGTCCGGTGACCGAGGTCGACTGGCTGGTGGTCGGCGCCACCCCGGAAGAAATGCAGGCCCGCGGCTTCCGCCCGGTCGGCGCCGACTTCCCAGTATTTCTGCATCCGCAAACCGGTGAGGAATACGCCCTGGCGCGCACCGAGCGCAAAAGCGGTCGTGGCTATGGCGGGTTTACCTTCCATGCCAGCCCCGACGTCACCCTCGAAGAAGATCTGCAGCGCCGCGATCTCACCATCAATGCCATCGCCGAAGACGATCACGACCAGCTGATCGATCCCTACGGCGGTCAGCGCGACCTGCAGGCACGGCTGCTGCGCCACGTTTCCCCCGCTTTCGCCGAAGATCCGCTGCGCGTTTTGCGCGTGGCGCGCTTCGCCGCACGCTATGCCGAACTGGGCTTCCGTATCGCCGACGAGACGCTCGAGCTGATGCGCCAGCTGGCCCGCTCCGGCGAGCTATCGGCGCTGACAGCAGAGCGCAGCTGGAAGGAAATCTCCCGTGCGCTGATGGAACCTCGGCCGGACGTCTTCATTCAGGTGCTGCAGGACGGCGACGCGCTGACTGAACTGTTCCCGGAACTGGCCACGACCTTCGCCATGGGCAATGCCACGGGTGAGCATCTGCTCCGAGCACTTCGCCAATGCGCCGAACATGCCCAGCCACTGCCGGTACGCTGGGCCTGCCTGCTACTCGGCTGCACTGCACCGGCCGGTAGCCAGCAGGCACGGCTGGCCGCCATCGATGCGCTCAACCAGCGCTGCAAGGCGCCGAGGGATTGCCAGGAGCTGGCGATGCTGCTCGGCAGATATCACGATGACGCGCTCAACGCCAGGCAGCTGCCAGCCGCTGCATTGCTCGACATGCTGCAGCACTTCGATATCTACCGGCGGCCGGAGCGCTTCGAGCATTTCGTCGCGGCTTGTGAAATGCACGCCTTGGCAGGTGCCGCCGGCGAGTTGCTCTTCGAAGCCGACTATCTACGCGGCGCGGCCAGCGCGGCGCGGGCCGTCGCGGTCAAACCGCTGCTGGATCAGGGGTACAAAGGCGCCGAGTTGGGCGAGGCACTCAGTGCTGCGCGCCTCAATTCCCTGCGCACCTACTGCCAGGAAAATTCGGAGTAAGGCGATTCAGGCTCGCTGTGGAGGATAGCTGCGGATCAGATCGGCAGGTGTGAGCTCGCTGCCGCGCCACTGGAACGGCACCGGCCAGAGCTGCTGGTCGATGGATGAATGCGCCCACAGCTCGGCGAAGGCCTCGCCCACGGCGGGATGTTTCACGGTTGGCGCCAACAGCGCCAGCGGCCAGAGCACGAAGGCGTTCTTCAGGATTTCCGCGCGCGGCAGCAGCAGGCCATGGAAGTTGCCGACCAGATCGCCATACAGCAGCACGTCAATATCCAGCGGTAGCCCCTTGCGATCCGGCGCATAGCGGCCATTGTCCGCCTCGATGAACTTGAGCCGGCGGTCCAGCTCGGTTAGCGGCAGGTCGGTATGACCAGCGACCACCAGGTTGTAAAAGTTGTCGCCCTTGTAG
This DNA window, taken from Pseudomonas sp. FeN3W, encodes the following:
- a CDS encoding PrkA family serine protein kinase; protein product: MSIFSHFQQRFEATRQEEYSLQEYLDLCKADPDTYASAAERLLMAIGEPELVDTSVDSRLSRIFSNKVIRRYPAFEDFHGMEECIDQIVSYFRHAAQGLEEKKQILYLLGPVGGGKSSLAEKLKQLMEHVPFYAIKGSPVFESPLGLFNPAEDAQILEEDYGIPRRYLNSIMSPWATKRLQEFGGDISQFRVVKLYPSILNQIAVAKTEPGDENNQDISSLVGKVDIRKLEEFPQNDADAYSYSGALCRANQGLMEFVEMFKAPIKVLHPLLTATQEGNYNSTEGLGAIPYSGILLAHSNESEWHSFRNNKNNEAFIDRIYIVKVPYCLRVSDEIRIYDKLLTNSSLSQAHCAPDTLKMLAQFSVLSRLKEPENSNIYSKMRVYDGENLKDTDPKAKSIQEYRDAAGVDEGMNGLSTRFAFKILSKVFNFDPHEIAANPVHLLYVLEQQIEQEQFPAEVRERYLRFIKEYLAPRYVEFIGKEIQTAYLESYSEYGQNIFDRYVLYADFWIQDQEYRDPETGEILNRVALNEELEKIEKPAGISNPKDFRNEIVNFVLRARANNNGKNPSWLSYEKLRVVIEKKMFSNTEDLLPVISFNAKASKEDQKKHNDFVVRMVERGYTEKQVRLLSEWYLRVRKSQ
- the pdxA gene encoding 4-hydroxythreonine-4-phosphate dehydrogenase PdxA, encoding MTAPRPFVLTPGEPAGIGPDLCLLLAREAQPRILVAIASRSLLAERASQLGLTIELRDVGPHDWPSQPAPANCLYVWDTPLDAPVTAGQLDARNGHYVLETLTRAGKGCLDGSFAGMITAPVHKGVINEAGIPFSGHTEFLAELTRTEQVVMMLATRGLRVALVTTHLPLKDVAAAITHERLERVTRILHHDLVSKFGITQPRILVCGLNPHAGEGGHLGREEIEIIEPVLGKLRDEGLELIGPLPADTLFTPKNLEHCDAVLAMYHDQGLPVLKYKGFGAAVNVTLGLPIVRTSVDHGTALDLAGSGKIDTGSLRVALETAYQMVGAAR
- the glpE gene encoding thiosulfate sulfurtransferase GlpE: MTDFKRIPPEQAQTMRSSGAVIVDIRDPHSYANGHISGSLHLDNHSLPDFIAAADLDQPLIVTCYHGHSSQSAAAYLVNQGFSDVYSLDGGFELWRHTYPADVERGEEQA
- a CDS encoding peptidylprolyl isomerase, yielding MKIKLSEVLRPLALGALLLSGASLAPAALAQVQPLDRVVAIVDNDVIMQSQLEQRIREVQQTIQKRDADAPPMDVLQQQVLERLITENLQLQIGERSGIRISDEELNQAMGTIAQRNNMSPEQFREALVRDGLSLETAREQIRREMIISRVRQRRVAERIQVSNQEVQNFLASDLGKLQLSEEYHLANILIPVPEAADSATIQAAERTAMDTYQQLQQGADFARLAVSRSGSENALEGGDMGWRKAAQLPPPFDTAVRELSVGEVTEPVRTPPGFIMVKLLDKRGGETQVRDEVHVRHILIKPSAIRSEEEARLLVQRLRDRISAGENFAELAKSFSEDPGSALNGGDLNWIDPASLVPEFREVMANTASGELSPVFKSPYGWHILEVLGRRATDASEQFREQQALSLLRNRKYDEELQAWLRQIRDEAYVEIKL
- the folK gene encoding 2-amino-4-hydroxy-6-hydroxymethyldihydropteridine diphosphokinase; its protein translation is MSLTPVMLGLGSNVQRVERLHAGLDALAELLQDMRCSPVFESLAVGYKGDNFYNLVVAGHTDLPLTELDRRLKFIEADNGRYAPDRKGLPLDIDVLLYGDLVGNFHGLLLPRAEILKNAFVLWPLALLAPTVKHPAVGEAFAELWAHSSIDQQLWPVPFQWRGSELTPADLIRSYPPQRA
- a CDS encoding SpoVR family protein, giving the protein MKRQPISTGSEWTFDLIRQYDREIGRIAERYALDTYPNQIEVITAEQMMDAYASVGMPLGYHHWSYGKQFLHTEKHYKRGQMGLAYEIVINSDPCIAYLMEENTMCMQALVIAHASYGHNSFFKGNYLFRTWTDASSIIDYLVFAKQYITQCEERHGIDAVEDLLDSCHALMNYGVDRYKRPYPISAEEERRRQKDREEHLQRQINDLWRTIPKSGDKGDERERDQRFPAEPQENILYFIEKHAPLLEPWQREVVRIVRKIAQYFYPQRQTQVMNEGWATFWHYTLLNDLYDEGLVTDGFMMEFLQSHTSVIYQPGFDSPYYSGINPYTLGFAMYQDIRRICEKPTEEDKRWFPEIAGSDWLTTVKFAMNNFKDESFILQFLSPKVIRDLKLFSILDDDRKDELLVPAIHDESGYHTIRELLAAQYNLGNREPNVQVWNVDRRGDRSLTLRHMQHDRKPLGGSTEEVLKHLHRLWGFDVHLQSMQDDKLVNTHHMPPRPSSEAEVDNRFPGMNFA
- the apaG gene encoding Co2+/Mg2+ efflux protein ApaG; this translates as MSDDNRYRIDVSVTPRYLAAQSEPEQNRYAFAYTVTIENKGEVAAQLLSRHWIITDGDGQVQEVRGAGVIGEQPLIAPGEHHVYTSGTLLATCVGSMQGSYEMLAEDGHSFDALIAPFRLAVPGALH
- a CDS encoding multifunctional CCA addition/repair protein, which produces MQIYKVGGAVRDRLLGRPVTEVDWLVVGATPEEMQARGFRPVGADFPVFLHPQTGEEYALARTERKSGRGYGGFTFHASPDVTLEEDLQRRDLTINAIAEDDHDQLIDPYGGQRDLQARLLRHVSPAFAEDPLRVLRVARFAARYAELGFRIADETLELMRQLARSGELSALTAERSWKEISRALMEPRPDVFIQVLQDGDALTELFPELATTFAMGNATGEHLLRALRQCAEHAQPLPVRWACLLLGCTAPAGSQQARLAAIDALNQRCKAPRDCQELAMLLGRYHDDALNARQLPAAALLDMLQHFDIYRRPERFEHFVAACEMHALAGAAGELLFEADYLRGAASAARAVAVKPLLDQGYKGAELGEALSAARLNSLRTYCQENSE
- a CDS encoding YeaH/YhbH family protein, with the protein product MSYVIDRRLNGKNKSTVNRQRFLQRYRGHIKKAVEEAVGRRSITDMEHGEQISIPGRDIDEPVLHHGRGGRQTIVHPGNKEFVAGERIPRPQGGGGGQGAGQASNSGEGMDDFVFQITQEEFLDFMFEDLELPNLVKRHLTGADTFKTVRAGISNEGNPARINIVRTLRSAHARRIALSGSSRARLRELKAELERLRLEEPHNFGDIKAAEEEIERLKARIGRVPFLDTFDLKYNLLVKQPNPSSKAVMFCLMDVSGSMTQATKDIAKRFFILLYLFLKRNYDKIDVVFIRHHTSAKEVDEEEFFYSRETGGTIVSSALKMMQEIMAERYPANEWNIYAAQASDGDNWNDDSPLCRDILINQIMPFVQYFTYVEITPREHQALWYEYNQVAEAFSDAFAQQQLVSAGDIYPVFRELFQRRMTS
- a CDS encoding symmetrical bis(5'-nucleosyl)-tetraphosphatase — its product is MTTYAVGDLQGCLEPLTCLLERVDFSPSRDCLWLAGDLVNRGPQSLEALRFVRDLESSAITVLGNHDLHLLAVAHNIERMRKSDTLQAILNAPDRTDLIDWLRQQKLIHYDAERHTAMVHAGIPPQWSLEKALKRASEVEQALQDDALLMPFLDGMYGNQPSKWNKELHGVPRLRLITNYFTRMRFCKADGTLDLEAKEGADSAPAGYAPWFSHANRKTRNVKLIFGHWAALEGKCDEPNVFALDTGCVWGNAMTLMNLDSGEMHRCECEYGKNA
- the rsmA gene encoding 16S rRNA (adenine(1518)-N(6)/adenine(1519)-N(6))-dimethyltransferase RsmA, encoding MSDYQHRARKRFGQNFLHDAGVIHRILRAIHAKSGERLVEIGPGQGALTEGLLDSGAHLDVVELDLDLIPILQGKFAGRDNFNLHQGDALKFDFSRLSAEPNSLRIVGNLPYNISTPLIFHLLDHAHLIRDMHFMLQKEVVERLAAQPGGGDWGRLSIMVQYHCRVEHLFNVGPGAFNPAPKVDSAIVRLVPHETLPHPARDHRQLERVVREAFNQRRKTLRNTLKGLLDADAIAAADVDGSLRPEQLDLAAFVRLSDQLTERS